CTTATTATTTTATTAATAGCCTCTTTTAAATATCTAAGGCAAGACAATCAAACAAGTCAATGCAACAAACTAGTTTTTGACTCTACAAGCTCTTATGTTCAACATGCTGTTGCTCAAGGTTGTTCAATTCCAGATGTATGGTGAAGTATAACTTAACTGTTGCAGAAATATCTTGTAATAAAATAAATGACCTTTAATTGATTAAAAAAAGTAAACCAAATAAACATATTGAAGATATTAATACTTTAATTAAAATTTTTTAAGTATTTTGCAAGTGTGTATTAAACACTTATTCTAATTAAATTCACACTAATTAATAAATTAAATAGACAAATGATTATGTTCAAATTCTACAAACCTATTTTGAGATTTCTTATAATAATATTATTATCAACACTAAGTGTTCATTCTCAAAACAACAATACTTCAATATCAATTACAGTTGATGAAAATGCACCAATTATTAGCAAACATATTTACGGGCATTTTGCTGAACATTTAGGACGCTGTATTTATGATGGTTTTTTTGTTGGAGACACTTCTAAAATAGCGAACACAAATGGTGTTCGTAACGATATTGTTGAAGCTTTAAAAGCTTTAAAGATTCCAAATTTAAGATGGCCAGGTGGATGTTTTGCAGATACATACCATTGGAAAGATGGAATTGGACCTCAGGAAAACAGACCAACAATTGTAAACCAATGGTGGGGAGGCGTTACAGAAGATAATAGTTTTGGTACACACGACTTTTTAAATATGTGTGAATTATTGGAAACAGAGCCATATTTATCTGGAAATGTTGGTAGTGGTACAGTTCAGGAATTAGCAGACTGGGTTCAATATACCAATTTTGATGGAGTGAGTCCAATGAGTGATTTACGTATAAAAAACGGTAGAAAAGAGCCTTGGAAAGTTAAATACTGGGGCATTGGAAATGAGGCCTGGGGTTGTGGAGGAAATATGACAGCAGAATATTATGCTAATGAATATAGAAAGTATGCAACATTTATTTCTGATTGGACTAATTCTGGTGGATTAATGCGTATTGCATCTGGAGCAAGCAGTGAAGATTATAATTGGACGGAGACCTTAATGAAAAACATTCCTAATAGAATGCTTGGGGGTGTTGCTTTGCATCATTATTCTGTAATAAATTGGAATAAAAAAGGATCAGCAGTTACTTTTACTGAAGATCAATATTTTGCTACAATGAGTGAAGCATTAAAAATGGAAGAGCTTGTTACAAAACATGCTGCTATTATGGATAAATACGATCCTAAGAGAAAAGTTGATTTAGTAGTTGATGAATGGGGAGGTTGGTATGAAGTAGAAGAAGGAACCAATCCAGGGTTTTTATATCAACAAAATACTATGAGAGATGCTGTTTTAGCTGGAGCAACTCTAAATATTTTTAATAATCATGCAGATAGAGTTCGTATGGCCAATTTAGCGCAATGTGTAAATGTGTTACAAGCAGTAATACTTACAGATAAAGCTAAAATGATTTTAACACCAACATATCATATTATGCATATGTACAATGTGCATCAAGATGCTAAACTAATACCAATAACATTTGAATCTCCTTTATATCAATTTAAAGAAAAATCGCTTCCTGCATTATCAGTTTCAGCTTCAAAAGATAGTAATGGATTGGTTCATATTTCTATGGTAAATGTAGATTCAACAAAAGAAAATAAAATAGAAATAAACATAAGTGATTTAGGAATTAAAAATGCATCGGCAACAATTCTTAGTTCAAAAAAATTGCAAGATTATAATTCCTTTGATAATCCAAATAAAATTACACCTAAAAAGTTTGAAGATTTTAAACTTAAAAAAGGTGTTCTAACTATAACTATTCCTCCTTTTTCTGTTATTATGTTAGAAGGGAAATAAAAAATTGTTAGCTATGAAGAAAAAAGATAAAATATTGAGATTAAAATGGGTTGGTCTATTTTTTGCAATAGCAATTATGGTTTCGAGTTGTTCTAAAGATGATGAAATTGAACAACCAAAAGCTGGAACTGTATTAAATAAAGATTGTTCAGGAACCACTCAAATCATTCAATATGCAGATGGAAAAGGTGGCTATACTACCAGTAGTGTTGAGAACTCTGTTGATTGCGGATATGTACCGCCAATAGTAGAGACTTTTAACGGACCAACCTATTCTGATAATTATTCTTCAATAGCTT
The nucleotide sequence above comes from Flavobacteriaceae bacterium HL-DH10. Encoded proteins:
- a CDS encoding alpha-L-arabinofuranosidase C-terminal domain-containing protein; protein product: MFKFYKPILRFLIIILLSTLSVHSQNNNTSISITVDENAPIISKHIYGHFAEHLGRCIYDGFFVGDTSKIANTNGVRNDIVEALKALKIPNLRWPGGCFADTYHWKDGIGPQENRPTIVNQWWGGVTEDNSFGTHDFLNMCELLETEPYLSGNVGSGTVQELADWVQYTNFDGVSPMSDLRIKNGRKEPWKVKYWGIGNEAWGCGGNMTAEYYANEYRKYATFISDWTNSGGLMRIASGASSEDYNWTETLMKNIPNRMLGGVALHHYSVINWNKKGSAVTFTEDQYFATMSEALKMEELVTKHAAIMDKYDPKRKVDLVVDEWGGWYEVEEGTNPGFLYQQNTMRDAVLAGATLNIFNNHADRVRMANLAQCVNVLQAVILTDKAKMILTPTYHIMHMYNVHQDAKLIPITFESPLYQFKEKSLPALSVSASKDSNGLVHISMVNVDSTKENKIEINISDLGIKNASATILSSKKLQDYNSFDNPNKITPKKFEDFKLKKGVLTITIPPFSVIMLEGK